A region from the Leptospirillum ferriphilum ML-04 genome encodes:
- a CDS encoding NfeD family protein — MRRWLVLAVVLLCLGGTSVAISESPPGLPGRGKTHAVWVFPLAGPVTPPLARSLHRWFQDARKTPPELIVLRIDTPGGLAKAMRSILRDLLASPVPVVGFVAPGGARAASAGTYILYACPLAAMADGTNVGSATPIPIGGDRPLLPAPSGPNPPGKGTPPATGSTEDQKIVNDAVASIRSLAQMNGRNADWAEQAVRSAANLSAREALKMHVVNVLAPDVPRLLEKIRGIPFRFRGKEIVLSSLPTDIRTFHPDWSDRWLGILAQPDLAYVFFLAGMALLALEFSHPGLVLPGVAGAVLLLLAAFGLMILPVSLAGLLLVVLGISLMIAEAVLGAFGALGAAGVVSFLLGSLFFYRPSPAWEEWPSHPGYPVIVLVTFATSGFFLGILRMALKARFKPPITGAPAMAGSTGRALESFRERGRIRLHGEIWWATAKDLVAEGQDVRVLEVSGLTLVVEPVRKEEKE; from the coding sequence ATGAGGCGATGGCTTGTCCTGGCGGTTGTCCTGCTGTGTCTGGGCGGGACATCCGTGGCGATTTCGGAAAGCCCGCCCGGCCTTCCGGGAAGAGGAAAAACCCATGCGGTCTGGGTGTTCCCCCTGGCCGGTCCGGTGACCCCCCCTCTGGCCCGGTCGCTCCATCGCTGGTTTCAAGACGCCCGAAAAACCCCTCCCGAACTCATCGTCCTCCGGATCGATACGCCCGGAGGTCTGGCCAAAGCCATGCGGTCCATCCTGCGGGACCTTCTCGCCTCGCCTGTTCCCGTCGTCGGATTCGTCGCTCCGGGCGGAGCCAGAGCCGCGAGCGCGGGGACCTACATTCTGTATGCGTGCCCTCTGGCTGCAATGGCGGATGGCACAAACGTCGGTTCCGCCACCCCGATCCCGATCGGAGGAGACAGGCCTCTCTTGCCGGCGCCCTCCGGGCCGAATCCTCCGGGGAAGGGAACGCCGCCGGCAACCGGGAGCACGGAAGACCAGAAGATCGTGAACGATGCGGTGGCATCCATCCGGAGCCTGGCCCAGATGAACGGAAGAAACGCCGACTGGGCGGAACAGGCGGTCCGGTCTGCCGCGAATCTGTCCGCGCGGGAAGCCCTGAAAATGCATGTCGTCAATGTTCTGGCTCCGGATGTCCCCCGGCTCCTGGAGAAAATCCGGGGCATCCCCTTTCGCTTCCGGGGCAAAGAAATCGTCCTGTCCTCCCTTCCGACCGATATCCGGACCTTCCACCCGGACTGGTCGGACAGGTGGCTCGGGATCCTGGCCCAGCCCGACCTCGCCTATGTCTTTTTTCTTGCCGGAATGGCCCTTCTGGCCCTGGAGTTCTCTCATCCGGGCCTTGTTCTCCCCGGGGTCGCCGGTGCGGTTCTCCTTCTTCTCGCCGCGTTCGGACTGATGATCCTTCCGGTCAGCCTGGCGGGCCTTCTGCTGGTTGTTCTCGGGATTTCCCTGATGATCGCGGAAGCGGTGCTCGGGGCCTTCGGCGCGCTCGGCGCCGCGGGGGTCGTGTCCTTCCTTCTGGGCTCCCTCTTCTTTTATCGTCCGTCGCCTGCTTGGGAAGAATGGCCGTCCCATCCGGGGTACCCCGTCATCGTCCTGGTGACGTTCGCGACGAGCGGATTCTTTCTGGGCATTCTCCGCATGGCCCTGAAAGCCCGATTCAAACCTCCGATCACAGGAGCGCCGGCAATGGCGGGATCGACAGGAAGGGCTCTGGAGTCTTTCCGGGAAAGGGGCCGGATCCGGCTTCACGGCGAAATCTGGTGGGCGACGGCGAAAGACCTCGTCGCCGAAGGACAGGACGTCCGGGTCCTGGAAGTGTCCGGGCTGACCCTCGTGGTCGAGCCGGTGAGAAAGGAGGAAAAGGAATGA
- a CDS encoding MFS transporter, producing MKRGLLRRDNPWWILLTVVIGTGMPFADTTITNVGRYYIVSGLGVTPYETGWLTAGYSLALAVGIPLAYRLRGFLEEKDLYSLSLLMFIAGSVVVALSNRLSAAMIGRGLEGVAGGVLIPLATTLLQEVFPDRLLPKAQSLFSLSASVWVTLGPTIGGWIIDDIGWRWSFVINVPIGCISMLMAQSFLRNHPRTDPKPFDFPGIFLLATSLGLFFTAYMSAEWFGWHSGFIAHLEMGASVIFCFFLFRSLLFREAILSLEVLENPRFALLVLAVFLQATQSFGRLYLLAPFLEKNDRFQAHHAGAIVAVGAIAEILVSLSFLLHVRNPRQWSLLLASGVFLVAISNVDFLFLPANVFDMAFTVKSQLLFGAGLSLAQISLGPLSRSFLPSNRFRSSATWLLFAQFLGGAWGTMLSRHLVHHIRPVFRLDLPQTSSPAPPLSSLHLLQQIAGEYTANMIFLDLGLLGLLGCAAVLALFLFPGPDDMNPADFGQSSGS from the coding sequence GTGAAGCGTGGTCTTCTCCGCCGGGACAACCCCTGGTGGATTCTTTTGACCGTCGTGATTGGTACCGGCATGCCGTTCGCCGACACGACCATCACGAACGTGGGCCGGTATTATATTGTCAGTGGCCTGGGCGTTACGCCCTACGAAACGGGGTGGCTGACAGCCGGATACAGTCTCGCCCTGGCCGTCGGGATTCCCCTGGCCTACAGGCTACGGGGGTTCCTTGAAGAAAAGGACCTTTACTCCTTGTCTCTCCTGATGTTTATAGCCGGCTCGGTTGTTGTCGCTCTTTCGAACAGGCTGTCTGCGGCGATGATCGGACGGGGTCTCGAGGGAGTTGCCGGAGGCGTTCTGATCCCCCTGGCGACGACCCTCCTCCAGGAGGTCTTCCCCGACCGTCTCCTCCCGAAAGCCCAGTCGCTCTTCAGCCTGTCCGCCAGTGTCTGGGTGACTCTGGGGCCAACGATCGGCGGCTGGATCATTGATGACATCGGCTGGAGGTGGTCGTTTGTCATCAACGTCCCGATCGGATGTATTTCCATGCTGATGGCCCAGTCTTTCCTCCGGAACCACCCGCGGACAGATCCGAAGCCGTTTGATTTTCCGGGAATCTTTCTTCTGGCCACCTCTCTCGGACTCTTTTTCACTGCCTACATGTCTGCCGAATGGTTTGGATGGCATTCCGGGTTCATCGCTCACCTGGAAATGGGGGCCTCCGTGATTTTCTGCTTTTTTCTCTTCCGGTCTCTTCTTTTCCGGGAGGCAATCCTTTCCCTGGAGGTCCTCGAAAATCCCCGCTTTGCCCTGCTCGTCCTGGCTGTTTTTCTGCAAGCGACCCAATCCTTCGGACGCCTGTATCTGCTGGCGCCTTTTCTGGAAAAGAACGACCGGTTTCAGGCGCATCATGCCGGAGCGATTGTCGCCGTCGGAGCCATTGCGGAAATTCTTGTTTCCCTTTCTTTTCTCCTTCACGTCCGGAACCCCCGCCAGTGGTCACTTCTTCTCGCCTCCGGCGTTTTTCTGGTCGCCATTTCCAATGTGGACTTTCTCTTTTTGCCGGCCAACGTCTTCGACATGGCCTTCACCGTCAAGTCCCAACTGCTCTTCGGAGCCGGACTCTCTTTGGCCCAGATTTCCCTCGGGCCGCTCTCCCGCTCCTTTCTCCCATCGAACCGGTTTCGCTCTTCCGCAACATGGCTTTTGTTCGCCCAGTTTCTCGGGGGAGCGTGGGGGACGATGCTGTCGCGGCACCTTGTCCATCATATCCGGCCTGTTTTTCGGCTTGACCTCCCCCAAACATCCTCCCCCGCTCCACCGCTCTCCTCTCTCCACCTTCTCCAGCAGATCGCGGGAGAATACACCGCGAACATGATCTTTCTGGATCTCGGGCTGCTCGGCCTTCTGGGATGCGCGGCGGTTTTGGCCCTTTTTCTTTTCCCAGGGCCGGATGACATGAACCCGGCGGATTTCGGACAGTCTTCCGGCTCTTGA
- a CDS encoding carboxymuconolactone decarboxylase family protein: MARNLPDRRMTPDGIRARYRELLGFVPDNLEKRLALARTAGRMASVEAVEAFREELIHHNPLDRKTQQLVHLAMLLAMGQTAPARLHVRGAIKAGATPSDLYGVCLTGAVVGGMPLFSQAVDLVHEILKDDGLLNESPPETGDESPPSPRGPSPV, from the coding sequence ATGGCCCGAAACCTCCCGGATCGTCGGATGACGCCCGACGGGATCCGCGCGCGTTACCGGGAACTTCTGGGGTTCGTTCCGGACAACCTCGAAAAACGGCTGGCGCTGGCCAGAACCGCCGGGCGGATGGCGTCGGTCGAGGCGGTGGAAGCCTTCCGGGAGGAGCTGATCCACCACAACCCGCTGGACCGGAAGACCCAGCAACTGGTTCATCTGGCGATGCTTCTGGCCATGGGCCAGACCGCTCCGGCCCGCCTCCACGTGCGCGGAGCCATCAAGGCCGGAGCCACGCCCTCCGACCTCTACGGGGTCTGTCTCACCGGTGCCGTGGTGGGCGGCATGCCTCTCTTCAGCCAGGCCGTCGATCTTGTCCATGAAATCCTGAAAGACGACGGTCTCCTGAACGAGTCTCCCCCCGAAACCGGAGACGAAAGCCCCCCTTCCCCCAGGGGCCCTTCACCCGTTTAG
- a CDS encoding slipin family protein, which yields MSLVIVVLFVSLGIVVLSRSVRVLKEYERGVFFVLGRFWRVKGPGLVLLVPVVQQMVKVGLRTVVMDVPGQDVISKDNVSVKVSAVVYFRVIDPKLAIIAVEDYLQAINQLAQTTLRSVLGQHDLDEMLSARNQLNADIQGILDERTDAWGIKVSTVEIKRVDLDESMIRAIARQAEAERERRAKVIYADGELQASGKFLEAARILSSLPEAMQLRYLQTLSQIASDRTTTVVFPFPLDWIQSFGNNQGTKE from the coding sequence ATGAGTCTCGTGATCGTTGTTCTTTTCGTGTCCCTGGGAATCGTTGTCCTTTCCCGGTCCGTCCGGGTCCTGAAAGAATACGAAAGGGGAGTTTTTTTTGTGCTGGGACGCTTCTGGCGGGTCAAGGGACCGGGACTGGTCCTGTTGGTGCCGGTCGTCCAGCAGATGGTGAAGGTGGGGCTCCGGACAGTCGTCATGGACGTGCCGGGTCAGGATGTCATTTCGAAAGACAATGTGTCCGTCAAGGTCAGCGCCGTCGTCTACTTCCGGGTCATCGATCCCAAGCTGGCCATCATCGCGGTGGAGGACTATCTCCAGGCCATCAACCAGCTGGCCCAGACCACCTTGCGTTCCGTTCTGGGCCAGCATGACCTGGACGAGATGCTGTCCGCGAGAAACCAGCTCAACGCTGATATCCAGGGCATCCTTGACGAGCGTACGGATGCCTGGGGAATCAAGGTCAGCACGGTCGAGATCAAGCGGGTGGACCTCGACGAAAGCATGATCCGGGCCATTGCCCGGCAGGCCGAAGCCGAACGGGAGCGCCGGGCGAAAGTCATCTATGCGGACGGGGAACTGCAGGCGTCCGGAAAGTTCCTGGAGGCGGCCCGGATCCTGTCCTCCCTCCCGGAGGCGATGCAGCTCCGGTATCTGCAGACGCTCAGTCAGATTGCGAGCGACAGGACCACCACCGTCGTCTTTCCGTTTCCCCTGGACTGGATCCAAAGTTTCGGGAACAACCAGGGGACGAAAGAGTGA
- a CDS encoding tetratricopeptide repeat protein: MHPVDRRSGPFPIRFLLSFLGPIVWAQIFLSLAYSDEPAASVPPDEDWQTIQSTVKKRQYSLAIRQIGSYVRTHPGNRDAYLLGGRLARKIHRPGDGLALLDRGASRYPGDPVIQRLRAELYLEKGDMIRSRKILSDLARRKDLSPEERQKIREDQKTLRELAMSMPPLVTFDQNINFQEAIPPPFQSPHTYALENASTHLRVSNIDLSYSGGSSIGTSVAVETPLIKDTVHFQAGDNLYVGTATGESTAVESYLFAGADGQGPDGIQFLADAGDVFAGGQVNAGFYGHVDIPAGPFRLDGQAWYQLPWSGYGQAIIAGGLQSGGLLNATWTLTDNLSFSGEYEYTNDTVGGNRNPFGADHNTLFTADWRFLKSPDLHVVAGYDSQTFTPFVANATTTVPVLLSSRYGFAGLSSLDQIGRYVVLNGQIGGVVGTFDTPGLLAGFQGDGGLSVQIGPRIEFYGNVSYESLAEAYVGSVTTLMTGINFWF, translated from the coding sequence ATGCATCCTGTCGACCGGCGGTCGGGACCGTTCCCGATCCGCTTTCTTCTTTCCTTTCTGGGCCCGATTGTCTGGGCCCAGATTTTTTTGTCCCTGGCCTATTCGGACGAACCCGCGGCATCTGTCCCGCCGGATGAAGACTGGCAGACGATTCAGTCCACCGTCAAGAAGCGCCAATATTCTCTCGCGATACGCCAGATCGGCTCGTATGTCCGGACGCACCCCGGCAATCGGGACGCCTACCTCCTGGGTGGACGCCTGGCCAGGAAGATCCACCGTCCGGGAGACGGGCTGGCTCTCCTCGACCGGGGGGCGTCCCGGTATCCGGGCGATCCGGTCATTCAGCGATTGAGAGCGGAACTGTATCTGGAGAAGGGGGACATGATCCGGTCCCGAAAGATTTTGTCGGATCTGGCCCGCAGGAAAGATTTGTCGCCGGAGGAGCGGCAGAAGATCCGGGAAGATCAGAAGACTCTCCGGGAACTGGCCATGTCGATGCCTCCCCTGGTGACGTTCGATCAGAACATCAACTTTCAGGAGGCGATTCCTCCGCCGTTCCAGTCCCCGCACACCTATGCCCTCGAGAACGCCTCGACGCATCTCCGGGTCAGCAATATCGACCTGTCCTACAGCGGGGGAAGTTCGATCGGGACGAGCGTCGCCGTCGAAACACCCCTGATCAAGGACACGGTCCATTTTCAGGCGGGAGACAATCTGTATGTCGGAACGGCGACGGGGGAGAGCACGGCGGTCGAGTCTTACCTGTTTGCCGGAGCCGACGGTCAGGGTCCCGACGGGATCCAGTTCCTGGCCGATGCCGGGGATGTGTTTGCCGGCGGTCAGGTCAATGCGGGGTTTTACGGTCACGTCGACATACCGGCCGGGCCATTCCGGCTTGACGGCCAGGCCTGGTACCAGCTTCCCTGGAGCGGGTATGGGCAGGCCATTATCGCGGGCGGGCTCCAGTCGGGAGGCCTTCTGAACGCGACATGGACCCTGACCGACAATCTGTCCTTTTCCGGAGAATACGAATACACGAACGATACGGTCGGTGGAAACCGAAACCCGTTCGGGGCGGACCACAACACCCTGTTCACGGCCGACTGGCGTTTCCTGAAGTCCCCCGACCTCCATGTGGTGGCGGGATATGACTCCCAGACGTTTACGCCCTTTGTCGCCAATGCGACGACGACGGTTCCCGTCCTGCTGTCTTCCCGTTACGGATTTGCCGGACTGTCCAGTCTCGATCAGATCGGCCGGTATGTCGTCCTGAACGGACAGATCGGCGGGGTTGTCGGAACGTTCGACACGCCCGGACTTCTGGCGGGGTTTCAGGGGGACGGCGGCCTGTCTGTCCAGATCGGTCCCCGGATCGAGTTTTACGGAAATGTGTCCTACGAAAGCCTGGCGGAAGCCTATGTCGGGTCCGTGACCACCCTGATGACCGGAATCAACTTCTGGTTCTAG
- a CDS encoding PAS domain-containing protein, with translation MRDVSWKPLGQPKGHAVDKNILTREEIMALLDWDPDAGRHEESRTDRPAECVSLEEMPSDESGTAFPASTDFFRDMLDALGEAMIITDVAGKILFENAVSRDLLAKPLSAIRKKTFEVAVPLLDRHRRRHPTDPVQKVLREKEPFRFPQGTILLRPDGSTVPVDGTATPFFDPDGRPEGVVVSFRKKRRSLKLSTPATLPSLPERQAL, from the coding sequence ATGCGTGACGTGTCCTGGAAACCCCTCGGACAACCCAAAGGACATGCGGTGGACAAAAATATTTTGACGCGGGAAGAAATCATGGCCCTTCTGGACTGGGATCCGGATGCCGGAAGACATGAAGAATCCCGGACGGATCGTCCGGCGGAATGCGTTTCTTTGGAAGAGATGCCTTCGGATGAATCCGGGACAGCCTTTCCTGCGTCCACCGATTTTTTCCGGGACATGCTCGATGCATTGGGGGAAGCGATGATCATTACCGATGTCGCGGGAAAGATCCTGTTCGAAAATGCCGTCTCCCGGGACCTCCTTGCCAAGCCCCTCTCCGCCATCCGGAAAAAAACGTTTGAGGTGGCCGTTCCGCTCCTCGACAGACACCGGAGACGACATCCGACCGATCCGGTGCAAAAAGTTCTGCGGGAAAAAGAACCCTTCCGGTTCCCGCAGGGAACCATCTTGCTGCGCCCTGACGGATCGACCGTCCCTGTCGATGGAACGGCCACCCCTTTCTTTGATCCCGATGGCCGGCCCGAAGGGGTGGTGGTCAGCTTCCGGAAAAAGAGACGTTCCTTAAAACTTTCCACCCCGGCAACATTGCCTTCCTTGCCCGAAAGGCAGGCGCTTTAA
- a CDS encoding GGDEF domain-containing protein, whose product MKRDFHLPGLPQGAALSFSPWTWSGRKLAFFLFFLTGLTVLSYGGALLEVFSWLDDERQARSFSRVVRGIDRIGSDIGQIRLGRSGYLVSGQRAYLVAYTSGIETLFRDTERIRGLLLQSGKISGRAVFDALATHESSFLLPLARTLEERGLMETRVHFRKIDQAGGLGETSRYLAELRSRYQKMGDSRKAKARLHLLATSGLFGMSFVLFSVFLGVTATRITKDISSVNRLVSHLYHDARHDPLTGLPNRAAILDALEACLSGVFPENGRVAILYIDLDRFKEVNDRLGHEQGDLALRLVSERFLGVIRENDTLARLGGDEFLLLLRSVGQEKTPERIAERLIRVMGEPFRLGETEARMGASIGIAVFPEHGVEASVLLKQADEAMYRSKTAGGNTYRLSFATGEPEEGGGSPDPDMSVAFRPDKV is encoded by the coding sequence ATGAAGCGCGATTTTCACCTTCCCGGTCTTCCTCAGGGTGCCGCTCTTTCTTTTTCCCCATGGACATGGTCCGGCCGGAAGCTGGCCTTTTTTCTTTTTTTCCTGACGGGTTTGACCGTTTTGTCCTATGGCGGCGCCCTTCTCGAAGTCTTCTCCTGGCTCGACGATGAACGGCAGGCCCGGTCTTTTTCCCGGGTTGTCCGGGGAATCGACCGGATCGGTTCGGATATCGGCCAGATCCGGCTCGGCCGTTCCGGCTATCTGGTGTCCGGCCAGCGCGCCTATCTGGTGGCCTACACCTCCGGTATCGAAACGCTCTTCCGGGACACCGAAAGAATCCGGGGTCTTCTCCTTCAGAGCGGGAAAATATCCGGCAGGGCTGTTTTCGATGCTCTGGCAACGCATGAATCCTCCTTTCTTCTTCCTCTTGCCCGGACGCTTGAAGAGAGGGGCCTGATGGAAACCCGTGTCCATTTCCGGAAAATCGACCAGGCCGGTGGTCTCGGAGAGACGTCCCGCTATCTTGCCGAACTTCGTTCCCGCTACCAGAAGATGGGCGATTCCCGCAAAGCGAAAGCCCGTCTCCATCTCCTGGCGACATCGGGGCTGTTCGGGATGTCGTTCGTCCTTTTTTCCGTTTTTCTCGGGGTGACAGCCACCCGGATCACAAAAGACATCTCCAGCGTCAATCGCCTTGTCTCCCATCTCTATCACGACGCCCGTCACGATCCGCTGACGGGCCTCCCCAACCGGGCCGCCATTCTGGATGCCCTTGAAGCCTGCCTTTCGGGAGTTTTTCCGGAAAACGGCCGAGTTGCCATTCTCTATATCGATCTGGACCGGTTCAAGGAGGTGAACGACCGTCTCGGCCACGAGCAGGGGGACCTGGCGCTCCGTCTGGTCAGCGAACGTTTCCTGGGCGTCATCCGTGAAAACGACACCCTGGCCAGACTGGGGGGAGACGAGTTTTTGCTTCTGCTTCGGTCCGTGGGCCAGGAAAAGACCCCGGAACGGATTGCCGAGCGACTGATCCGGGTGATGGGGGAGCCGTTCCGTCTGGGAGAGACCGAAGCCAGGATGGGGGCGAGCATCGGAATTGCCGTCTTCCCCGAGCACGGGGTCGAGGCGTCTGTTCTTCTGAAACAGGCGGACGAAGCCATGTACCGGTCGAAAACCGCCGGAGGAAACACCTATCGCCTGTCTTTTGCGACGGGGGAACCGGAGGAGGGGGGCGGGAGTCCCGATCCGGACATGTCCGTCGCTTTCCGTCCCGATAAAGTCTGA